In Pirellulales bacterium, a single genomic region encodes these proteins:
- a CDS encoding sugar phosphate isomerase/epimerase family protein, with product MNDRLLRRDFLRSAAIAAAGAGLLAARPRLPRAQAIEPIRRTGGPKFKFSLAAYSYRDLLTAKPPKLSLEDFITDCAKLQLEGTELTSYYFPPDATPDYLRHLKQLAFDLGLDISGTAVGNDFCVPPGPKRDEQIASVKKWIDNAAILGAPVIRIFSGHAPKGTSVEDAHRLAVGGIEECCQYAGQNGVYLALENHGGLTATAEGLLSLVHDVKSPWFAVNLDTGNFNTADPYADLAKLAPYAVNVQVKVSIHPAGGQRQPADMQRLAKILNDSGYRGYIVLEFEEPGEPVAECRRYVDQMRNAFLG from the coding sequence ATGAATGATCGCCTGCTCCGCCGCGATTTTTTGCGATCCGCTGCGATAGCCGCCGCAGGAGCGGGGTTGCTAGCCGCCCGGCCGCGACTACCCCGCGCGCAGGCCATCGAGCCGATCCGCCGCACGGGCGGGCCGAAGTTTAAATTCAGCCTGGCCGCCTATAGCTACCGCGACTTGCTCACCGCCAAGCCGCCCAAGCTATCGCTCGAAGATTTCATCACCGATTGCGCGAAACTGCAGCTCGAAGGAACCGAGCTGACGTCGTACTACTTTCCTCCTGATGCCACGCCCGACTACTTGCGCCATTTGAAGCAGTTGGCGTTCGACCTGGGATTGGACATTTCAGGCACGGCCGTGGGCAATGATTTTTGCGTGCCACCGGGGCCGAAGCGAGACGAGCAGATTGCTAGCGTTAAGAAGTGGATCGACAATGCCGCGATTCTGGGCGCGCCGGTGATCCGCATCTTTTCGGGGCACGCACCCAAGGGAACGAGCGTCGAGGATGCCCATCGCTTGGCCGTGGGCGGAATCGAAGAGTGTTGCCAATATGCCGGCCAGAATGGCGTGTACCTGGCCCTGGAGAATCACGGCGGGCTGACGGCTACGGCCGAGGGGCTACTGTCGTTGGTCCACGACGTGAAGAGCCCCTGGTTCGCGGTCAACCTGGACACGGGCAATTTCAACACGGCCGATCCGTATGCGGACCTGGCGAAGTTGGCGCCGTACGCTGTGAACGTGCAGGTGAAAGTTTCGATTCATCCAGCCGGCGGCCAGCGCCAACCGGCCGACATGCAGCGCCTGGCCAAGATCCTCAACGATTCAGGCTATCGCGGCTACATCGTGCTGGAATTCGAAGAGCCCGGCGAACCCGTGGCCGAATGCCGCCGCTACGTCGACCAGATGCGCAATGCGTTCCTGGGTTAA